cataatgacaacatgaaagaagtttgtttaaaatctttgcaaatttataaaaaaaaaaaaataaataaatcacatgtacataactattcacagcctttgcgcaatactttgttgaagcacctttggcaccaattacagcctcaggtctttagtatgatgttacaagcttggcacacctatttttgggcagtttctcccattctttgcaagacctctcaagctccatcaggttggatggggagcgtcggtgcacagccattttcagatctctccagagatgttcaattgggttcaaggcTGGGCCACCCAAAgacaggtgccttttggcaaactccaggcaggctgtcatgtgccttttactgaggagtggcttctatctggccactctaccatacagacctgattaatggagtgctgcagagatggttgttcttctggaaggttctcctctctccacaggagaaacactggagctctgtcaagtgtgatcatcgggttcttggtcacctccctgaggCCCTTcttccccaatcgctcagtttggtcaGGCGGCCCGCTCTctgaagagtcctggtggttccaaacatcttgcatgtacggatgatggaggccactgtgctcattgggaccttcaatgctgcagaaatttttctgtacactTCCCCAAATCTGTGCCTCAACATCCTGTCTCGGAGGgctacagacaattctttggacttcttggcatgctctgacatacactgttaactgtggaaccttatatagacaggtgtgtgcctttccgaaTCAtggccaatcaactgaatttaccacaggtggactccaatccgagttttagaaacatctcaaggatgatcagaggaaacaggatacacctgagctcaattatgagtgtcatggcaaaggctgtgaatacttatgcacatgggatttttttgatttttaattttaatacatttgcaaagatttcaaacttctttcacattgtcattgtggggtattgtttgtagaattttgaggaaaatgtgaatactttccagatgcactgtaaatgGACAAACATTTATACCTAAACATAAACCCATCTAAATTCTGctccaaaaaaagtttgaaaacatgATGCTTAGGTGTGAATTTGTTGTACTTTGTTTAGAAAACCAATAAAATcagattgtaataaataaaaataaacaaacagataaatacatgagaactgTTCTACTTGCCCAAAGAATTGCATTTCTATCcattctgtaaattttttttttttttaattcccggaTGCATTAATAGCAAAGGCTGTTACCTGTAAAAGGCAAGAAAAATTTACTATTTGCGAGCAGGTGAATGCATACTAACCTCTTAGCATTGTCCAGCAGTATGAGCATGCTAGCGCCCTCGTCATCCTGGAAACTCTCATAGTGATGACGATCTGCATTTCCAATTAGGTAGTCAAAGATGGCCGTATCAATAATGTCGAGGAGTCGGGGACCAGCATCGTAAGGTGGAGTCTTCTTCACCGCATCACAATAACTTTCATCATACTCCCATCTGATAGGAACACGTACATCAGCAACTGACGGCATCAGGAAAATATAAACAAGAGTCACTTACTAAACTCAAAGCCTTACCTTGCCAGCTTGCCCTCACGATATGTCCTGCCCCAGGGATGCCTGTGCTTCTGAAGAGGCCACACATCAGGAAGCCAAAGCGTGACAGAGCCCTCCATCACCTCCTTGTCTGCACAGGCAGGCTCAGTCTCACGGCAGTAGTAGCACTTCCCATAGAAACAGGTGTTATTTCCTATAGGGAACAGATAATCCAGTTAAACCAAACCAGCTTTTGGCCAGCCTGCAAGAGGTGAATACTTTTCAAGACAACCTGGATCCATGGGCATGTTTAAATATTTAGACTTTATAGGAGGTAAATATTTGAAGTGGCTCACATCCTATTAGCTATGCTATTAATGATCTGTTGTACCAAAATGTGGAAAGATAGGAAGAAGCTGCATTGCAGTCTATGGTGAGAGAGAATTCGCACCAAGCAAAGGCAATAGAATGCGTTGTCCTGGAGAGAGCTGCAATAGGATCATATTACATGCAGCCTGTTCATTCTAACTTTGACTAGTGCTTGGTGGGAATCTCTCCTGCTCATTTTTATACCCGTCTTGCCGACAGTTTGCCTTTGAACTTTCATTGAAGGGCTCTGCAGCATGCAGCATTTCTGTCCAGCCTTACACAAGTTCCACTGACCAGCATAGACATGTCCCATGGGCTACAGGGGGTGTCAATCACAGCTGTTGTGTTCTATGTGGTGCACACAACTTCCAGAAGGCCAGTTTCATCTAGATAAGAATAACAGCTGCAGAAGCCACAATGCCTTGTACATACTGACTCAGGAATTCCTCTGCAGCAGATGGGATGTCTCTTGAGTTGACCCAGACTGCAAACATAGGTAACAGCATCTTGTTTCATCTGGATGTGAAAGGGTCATCTGCAGAGAACCCCCTCCTTCATGTAAAAACAATGCTGAAATTAAAAATGTGTCTAGAACTGACAGTGTAGGTTGGTGTGTTTGTGTCTGCAAGCACAATGGACTTCATGTATTCCTTATTGtattaggccagtggttctcaacctgggggtcgattgacgatttgccaggggtcaccgaatcctgggctgttcctgaagcccgccccgctctcccagccttttcacggctgcccagcagggctgtccctggagcctgtggccgctgAGCTGGGCTGTTCCCggaggccgcccactcagcctcttcacagccgcccattcagttcacggcatggctgggggggcagagactagaggtcagctgactggtaaaGGAAAGTGAGAGgagctgaaggagaccctatctcctgatgtcGGCATTGGTGTCATTGCTACGAGaccccacaaagtcggagacacagtgaataacactacctgtgattatagttgccattaaaagtccccgctacagttctcagatcagcagatgaccttgatcaaaagcacctaagttggctgatcagaactccccccagcactgccactgatcccacccccccaccaaggagtaagagaaggaataaaaagagagaaaacatggaagggagaggaaaaaagagggggaggaacaaagaaaaaagggagagagagaataagagaaagaacaagaaaaacggctagagaaagggatgggggaaaagaaagaaaaaaaaaaaaaaaaaaaaaacaagaaatgaggctagagagagataaagggaaacaaaggagaacaaagagaaagagtggtacatcctaaaatgtaccataaggggttttaatactgtacgagtggaagggactcagggagcactaaatatccatgggttagggatgcaaattacttgtcttgccttgggtgctgacaccccACGGTACGAAAATAACTTTAaagttaggggtccccacaacttgggaaattttatcaaggggtcatggcagtATAAGGTTGAGAACCATTGTATTAATATACACCCGCATGTACACACATACATTAGTCCTGTGTACTCATTACTCACTCCAGGTATACTGACACTTGTCAAAAATATTCTGCCCCTATGATGAGcagttctaaaaaaataaataaaataaatatcctatgaagaaaaaaaaataaggaaaaataaagTGTAGAACATTTAACAACCAATTTTGTCCAAAATTTGGCAATATGCAGCGAGAATACATTATTATGCATTCATTAGAAGCATGATGattcaatattcctttaaattggcaCTCACCTTGCTTCAGAAATGTGCTAAGCAGCTGCTCAGTAGCTACTGGTTTAATCTCTGTGATAAGGTTTACATATCGACCAATCACCAAAGGCGCTCTTCTGAAGCCAAGGATCCTAGAAGAGAGCACTAGTCAATCTCATGCCAGAGAAGGAAGCTGTGAGATACCAAAACATATAAACATTCTGGCTTCAGAGTACACACCTATCTAAATGAAAAGCAGCCACCTCGGCATTGTGACGGTCATATCCAGCATAGGGCTCCCCTTCCACTACATGATCCCGGCTGTATCTGTAACAACAAATGTACATCAGTAcgaaaaaaacccctaaaaaatgGACTAAGAAAAACTCTGCTCCCCACAGACAGAAGATAAAAAGAATGCTTTCGCCAGGAGGTCAGTTCCACCTAGAAGTCGCTCTAATTATTTCAAAATTATTCCTATGCTACACAGTGAAATCACAAAATCTTGTTTACCTGGCATTATAACAATGCTTGGTTTACTCATACTGTGCATCTAGCAGCTTTGATTATTCGGAAGTAGCCAAAGCCTGTATAAAGTCAACACAGAAACTCCAGTGACTTGGAGGCTGCTGTGTAATTAGCTTAGCTATGATTATGATCTGTGAGAAGATTCAAGTTCGTAAAGTGAGAGGTGTTACAGGATGAAGCCATCAGTGCAAACCTCAAACGCTTCTCTCTGCCGCTGTCAATTTTCATTTCTTCCTAATACCCTTTGTTAAAGAATACTCCATTAAAAATATTACAAAGAAAAACCAAGAGGTCCTCCAAATGCATAAATAAATACAGAAAAACGCAAGCACAAAGCATTTTCAAGCACATGTCTACACAACAATTGAAAAACCAATATATTTTTTGATTCAGGTATTATATTTGGTGGCTGCAATAGGAGTGGAGCTCCCTCAACCCAATCTTGAGCAGTTTGCTTGGCCAAAAATAGGGCAGTCAAAAGACCAGAGCCAATTTGTTAACTGCAGGGACCAATGACAGCCAGAACAATGAATGATACGTTCTGATTGCCTGCTATTGCTTATTTCATTATGGTTGTTCCTAAAAGAATAATCTGGTCATCCCTTCACAATGGTCCATATCTGACCCAAGGTGTCTTCAGTTGGCAGTGCCAGAACACTTACATCATCTGTGAATGATGGACACTAAAAGGGTGAAGGGGGGATGCCTTCCTCTCAGCTATGCCCCTGCCCAAGGAAGTGAGCAATGCTAGGTAAAGGAGCAAAGCagacaaagaaaaataaaactggTAGAGGACCATAGGCATATGGCAACAGCCCACAAAAGTCACAAGTCTGTACATTAGGGCTCCAGGACATCATTGCCAAGGGAACTGCTATAGTGCAAGGCTCTTTGTGTAGGTGGCATAAGGGTTGATTATATGCTCCAAGTTAATGCTGACAATGCAAAGTCTTCTGAGCTAGGTTCCACTGCATTCAAATGTCATGGCATTTTCACAGAGCTCTTGTTCAATAGCTCTCAGATCTTTGAAACTTAAGAGACCTGTGAAAGGCTGCTTTCAGGATTGCTAAATCCTTACCATGCTAAAGTGGTAGATGCAAGATAGAGAACGGTTGATACagcaagggagagagagaaacCCATACTGGAAAACGAAGAGTCAAGTGAGGCGAAGCCTTGACAAATAAGCCTGTGCATTGAGGAAACCACCAGAACTGTAAACGTATATGTGCCATTGCTGGTCTGCCAGGCCTGAAGTCCTGGTGAAAATGGtagcataaaaaaaaagtatccagGAGGGGTATTGGGGTGGCCAGGTGATGAAGGGACCTTACAGAAGGCAGATCTTCTATTGGCTAGGTAGGCTACAGCAAGAGGACCCAAAGAGGCACAGTTCCAGCAAACATACAACTCAGAGTTATTACCTAAAGTGAATATCTGGATCTGTGGGTCCTGTGTGACCATGTCGGCTAGTCAACTAAGAGCTGGAGTATTTCTGTCAGTGAATCACttgatctggggtccccttgtgaCACTGCAAAGGAGCCATGGGAGACAGACATACTCGTGTAGCTAATCCAGATTTGGATAAAATTAAGGGGCAACCCTTTAAGAACACAGAAATTTTCTTTATCTGTCATGCctaatgaagaagaaaaaaaaaaataaaaaaaaattagtttgccaATACTGTGATGTCAATAGAAAAATCAAAGTTGAACTCTACCCCATAAGTTTGCCAGTTTTTTATATTGCTGGCTGTGCTCCTAAAAGGAAGATCCTTCACCCTCACACATTATCATGGGGTCACCAACCCCTAGCAATATCTCCATAGAAAAATGTAGACCTCACTTCTAACAAAACAGCAAGTGCATATCCTGACTGTTAAAGAATGATGTCAAAAATAAGTAGACCACCGCATAGCTGACATTCATAGGGAGCAGAGCAATAATTATAATGTTAATTCTAGTAGAATACTATACTGCACTAGCAACCCTTGCCTAGTCTCTCACCTTTTTGGTTTGAAGACCACCTTCTGTCCACCCTCCAGGACTAACAAGGCTTTGAGCTGCGTACCTTTGTAGCCCACGTCAGCTCTTATGATCTTCTTTGTAGCCATAGCATGTAGAACTGCTCCCATTTCTGGGGTATCTTCAGGATACACCTCTCTAGGCACCACCCATTGAGATGCTATTTCCCATGGGGATTGTAGCGTATGCTCAAGCCGGGAGTCCATAGTCAGCCTTAAGCTGGACATCATGCGCTGGAAGGAAAGCTGATCCTGCCTCTGTGCAGCTGAGGTCTCCAATCTGTCCAGCAATAGAAGTTTAGTGAGGACCAGAATCACCAGTAGCAAAGCCAGCACCACAACCCGCTGTTTCAGCTTCATGATGACCCAGGGCGTGGGTTACCACTGATGATGGGTAACGTTATACAGACATGGCAAAACTGTGCTTGATTCCTCTGGAACCTGTAGAGAAAAATCACAAATAAAAGGTTTACAGGCATTTCATTTAAAGTAATATGTGAAGTGATATACAAAAGGAGTATTTGAAATGTTATTCTAGATTTCTTCATTAAGCGTCAACATATTTTTCAGTGCTGTCACCAGACCAGTATCTTGTTCAAAGGGACCTTACAGTATAACGTAACTTAATATAGGTGAAAGGCAATTCAACTATCATTAGAAACCAACAGCTTACCTTTCTTTATCTACCCTGTGGAGAGAGAAATACATAGGCTGTCACTGCTAAAATAATGCTTCTGGAAATACTAACTGCCTTGCTGTCATCCTGATCCCCAAAAAAATGATATGTTTTCATTCACCGTTCAAGAGCAAGGATGAAGCTTAGAACTTCACTGGCTGCATACCTGCTTGAAAAAACTCAAAAAGCACAAGTCGTGGGACAAGACGACAACTAGTATTTACAGAaggaggtcagtaatggcagcctatGCATTTATCCTAGCCAAGGTCTTCTTTAAATAGGTCTATATATAATTATGTCCTTGACTGCTGAAAGGGTTCAGATTTCCAACTAAATTATGGACCTTGATGGCACCCCTTGATAGTGGGGATGcttggcatatactgtatatatttat
This portion of the Aquarana catesbeiana isolate 2022-GZ linkage group LG07, ASM4218655v1, whole genome shotgun sequence genome encodes:
- the FAM20B gene encoding glycosaminoglycan xylosylkinase, which translates into the protein MKLKQRVVVLALLLVILVLTKLLLLDRLETSAAQRQDQLSFQRMMSSLRLTMDSRLEHTLQSPWEIASQWVVPREVYPEDTPEMGAVLHAMATKKIIRADVGYKGTQLKALLVLEGGQKVVFKPKRYSRDHVVEGEPYAGYDRHNAEVAAFHLDRILGFRRAPLVIGRYVNLITEIKPVATEQLLSTFLKQGNNTCFYGKCYYCRETEPACADKEVMEGSVTLWLPDVWPLQKHRHPWGRTYREGKLARWEYDESYCDAVKKTPPYDAGPRLLDIIDTAIFDYLIGNADRHHYESFQDDEGASMLILLDNAKSFGNPSTDERSILAPLYQCCIIRVSTWNRLSHLKHGTLRSAMLSATSHDPLFPVLAEPHLEALERRLQGILSTVQQCLDQFGPDVVMVEDRMTLSHV